Proteins encoded together in one Mycolicibacter minnesotensis window:
- a CDS encoding PEP/pyruvate-binding domain-containing protein: MHTTTIEFDEISDDRYGGKALGLAELIRLGFSVPTGFVIAQVRGSTLPDAVADRFARMQAAGASPVAVRSSATGEDGADQSFAGQYDTVLGVDTAEDFAAAVHRCAASVGSDRATSYAGQDGDAGAITMHVVVQQMVDARAAGVVFTADPTTGRRDLLMIDAIAGLGEALVDGSGVSDHLVLASDGSQAVRDVGAVPVLSDAEVAEIRAGALRAARHWGKPMDLEWAIDQAGQLRWLQARPITTLPGDLNEMDTPVAGPSHVYTRCNIGEMMPGAFCPLTASVSGHAIDYAMQMIQVVARAQESYDTQWLQVGYFYGHMFLNMTEGTALSSGILGNSLEQFSMSICGRVVDELVAAPPKPFVTRLINTVRLTSHALSAGPAIRRLGQQIEAFPVPTSRDAAVILRQLEIGVELYCHVTLVHVRSSSRAAVGANVLESYLVRGAVKAGRDESEGQAEAARLMAGASDVESAMMVNELHTVVRTIAADDACTEQFLAAAPSDALTRLRDGDSPGGVALRQFLIRHGHRGYRELCMRDPAWAEDAEGLGSMMQVMLQAARDSTIESPPRNRVDVPGTQTLRLLARLARGGARGREETKSKMALMAHRLKLGYCHLGEVLTDSGRLPDADLVFFFDRAELPRVVGDADISNLVQCAVQRRNALDFQQSLEFEDVSVGRPTPIIARAATIAEGQIQGRPASRGSVEGTVRVAKSIQEARDVQRGEILVAPVTDVGWTPYFTVIAALVTDIGSSVSHGAVVAREYGLPCVVNTLVATQVLRTGDRVRVDGDRGVITLL, from the coding sequence ATGCACACCACCACCATCGAGTTCGACGAGATATCCGATGACCGGTACGGCGGAAAGGCGCTGGGGCTCGCGGAATTGATCCGCCTCGGCTTCTCCGTGCCAACGGGTTTCGTCATCGCGCAGGTCCGCGGGTCGACCCTTCCGGATGCCGTGGCGGACCGCTTCGCCCGCATGCAGGCCGCGGGCGCCTCCCCGGTGGCCGTCCGATCCTCGGCGACCGGGGAGGACGGCGCCGACCAATCGTTCGCGGGGCAGTACGACACCGTGCTCGGTGTCGACACCGCAGAAGACTTCGCCGCTGCGGTCCATCGGTGCGCCGCCTCGGTGGGGTCTGACCGCGCCACGTCCTACGCCGGCCAGGACGGCGACGCGGGCGCGATCACCATGCATGTGGTGGTCCAGCAGATGGTCGATGCGCGCGCAGCCGGCGTCGTTTTCACCGCAGACCCGACCACGGGACGCCGCGACCTGCTGATGATCGACGCCATCGCCGGGCTGGGAGAAGCACTCGTAGACGGGTCCGGTGTGTCCGACCATCTCGTGTTGGCCTCCGATGGCAGCCAAGCCGTGCGCGATGTCGGCGCGGTCCCGGTCCTGTCCGATGCGGAGGTCGCTGAGATCCGCGCCGGCGCGCTGCGGGCTGCCCGGCACTGGGGCAAGCCGATGGATCTGGAATGGGCCATCGACCAAGCCGGACAACTGCGTTGGCTGCAGGCCAGACCGATCACCACCCTGCCGGGCGATCTCAACGAGATGGACACCCCGGTGGCCGGACCCTCGCACGTCTACACCCGCTGCAATATCGGCGAGATGATGCCGGGCGCCTTCTGCCCGCTCACCGCATCGGTGTCGGGCCACGCCATCGACTACGCGATGCAGATGATCCAGGTGGTGGCGCGCGCACAAGAAAGCTACGACACGCAATGGCTGCAGGTCGGCTACTTCTACGGTCACATGTTCCTCAACATGACCGAGGGGACCGCCCTGAGTTCGGGCATCCTCGGGAACTCACTCGAGCAGTTCTCCATGTCGATCTGCGGGCGGGTGGTCGACGAACTCGTCGCCGCCCCACCGAAACCCTTTGTCACCAGGCTGATCAACACCGTTCGGCTCACTTCGCACGCATTGTCGGCCGGGCCGGCCATCCGCCGGCTCGGCCAGCAGATCGAGGCGTTCCCCGTTCCGACCAGCCGCGACGCCGCAGTCATTCTGCGCCAGTTGGAAATCGGTGTGGAGCTGTACTGCCACGTCACGCTGGTCCATGTCCGCTCCTCATCACGAGCCGCCGTCGGCGCGAATGTCTTGGAGAGCTATCTGGTCCGCGGCGCGGTCAAGGCCGGCCGCGACGAGAGCGAGGGGCAGGCCGAGGCCGCGCGGTTGATGGCGGGCGCCAGCGACGTCGAGAGCGCCATGATGGTCAACGAGCTGCACACCGTGGTGCGGACGATCGCCGCCGACGACGCGTGCACCGAGCAGTTCCTCGCCGCGGCCCCATCAGATGCGCTGACTCGCTTGCGTGACGGTGACAGTCCCGGCGGTGTGGCGTTGCGCCAGTTCCTGATCCGGCACGGGCACCGCGGTTACCGCGAACTGTGCATGCGGGACCCGGCATGGGCCGAGGACGCCGAGGGGCTCGGCTCGATGATGCAGGTGATGTTGCAGGCAGCCAGGGACTCGACCATCGAGAGTCCGCCGCGCAACCGCGTCGACGTGCCGGGAACGCAGACGCTCAGGCTGCTGGCACGCCTGGCCCGAGGTGGCGCGCGTGGTCGTGAGGAGACAAAGTCGAAGATGGCATTGATGGCACACCGCCTCAAGCTCGGATACTGCCATCTGGGTGAGGTCCTCACCGATTCCGGACGCCTCCCCGACGCCGACCTGGTCTTCTTCTTCGATCGCGCGGAGCTGCCCCGGGTGGTCGGTGATGCTGACATCTCAAATCTGGTCCAGTGCGCTGTACAGCGGCGAAATGCGCTGGACTTCCAACAGTCCTTGGAGTTCGAGGACGTGTCGGTCGGGCGGCCCACACCGATCATCGCGCGGGCCGCGACTATCGCCGAAGGCCAGATCCAAGGACGTCCTGCCAGCCGGGGAAGCGTGGAAGGAACTGTGCGCGTGGCGAAGTCGATACAGGAAGCGCGCGACGTGCAGCGCGGAGAGATCCTCGTCGCTCCTGTCACCGATGTCGGCTGGACGCCGTACTTCACGGTGATCGCGGCGCTGGTCACCGACATCGGCAGCTCGGTGTCGCACGGCGCGGTCGTGGCTCGCGAATACGGTCTGCCCTGCGTGGTCAATACCCTGGTGGCCACCCAGGTACTCCGCACCGGAGACCGTGTCCGGGTGGACGGCGATCGAGGGGTGATCACGCTGCTTTGA
- a CDS encoding TIGR03617 family F420-dependent LLM class oxidoreductase — MKVMTALFSPTDAVQRAALLREAGASGVFTFEGPREVFSPLVLASTVKGLDLMTNVAIALPRNPIQLAHQANDLQEISEGRFILGLGTQIRAQIEKRYGVEFDRPVARIKEMVGALRAIFATWNEGERLDFRGEFYRHTLMTPTLSPGPNPYGPPPIYLGALGPRMTRAAAEVADGLLVMPFGSKRFLHEKTMPAVREGLAAAGRTAEDLAVVPEVIVSVGEDHTSTRMLLAFYGSTPAYRPVLDAHGWGDLQPQLNAMSKQGRWQEMSTLIDDEILHTIAACGTPAEIAAHIRDRVEGVSDRICLYQPGPIAAEPLAEIIDALV; from the coding sequence ATGAAGGTGATGACGGCTCTGTTCAGCCCGACGGATGCGGTGCAGCGGGCCGCCCTGCTGCGCGAGGCCGGCGCATCCGGCGTCTTCACCTTCGAGGGACCGCGAGAGGTCTTCTCCCCCCTGGTCCTGGCGTCCACGGTCAAGGGCCTGGATCTGATGACCAATGTGGCGATCGCGTTGCCTCGCAACCCTATCCAGCTCGCGCACCAGGCCAACGACCTGCAGGAGATCTCCGAGGGGCGTTTCATCCTCGGCCTCGGAACCCAGATCCGCGCGCAGATCGAGAAGCGGTACGGCGTCGAGTTCGACCGGCCGGTGGCGCGGATCAAGGAGATGGTCGGCGCACTGCGGGCAATCTTCGCCACCTGGAACGAGGGTGAGCGCCTCGACTTCCGCGGCGAGTTCTACCGCCACACGCTGATGACGCCGACCCTGAGTCCCGGGCCCAATCCGTACGGTCCCCCACCGATCTACCTCGGGGCGCTGGGCCCACGGATGACCCGTGCGGCCGCCGAGGTCGCCGACGGCCTGCTGGTGATGCCTTTCGGATCGAAGCGGTTCCTGCACGAGAAGACGATGCCGGCCGTACGTGAAGGCCTCGCCGCTGCCGGACGCACAGCCGAGGATCTCGCCGTGGTACCTGAGGTCATCGTGTCCGTCGGTGAGGACCACACGTCCACCCGAATGCTGCTGGCGTTCTACGGTTCCACGCCCGCATACCGGCCCGTGCTGGACGCCCATGGTTGGGGAGATCTGCAGCCCCAACTGAACGCCATGTCCAAACAGGGGCGCTGGCAGGAGATGTCCACCCTGATCGACGACGAGATACTGCACACCATCGCCGCCTGCGGCACTCCGGCAGAGATCGCCGCACACATCCGGGACCGGGTCGAAGGGGTGTCCGACCGGATCTGTCTCTACCAACCCGGACCTATCGCTGCCGAGCCGTTGGCCGAGATCATCGACGCGTTGGTCTGA
- a CDS encoding TetR-like C-terminal domain-containing protein: MRTDRDGDDKGPARSPAGRPRDGKIDAAIIEAARELLLETGYPALSLSAIAARAGTTTAAIYRRWSGKAQLVHEAILPAEVMAMPSASGDPGEDIRALVEATRIMFDRPEVRVALPALIADTVADPDVHARMTARFAGSLATFRTRIEPESELPGDDLELPLLAEVVVGAAIFRIIVRHDAPLDAAWADNLTRLISSGWSPLARAQNSAG, encoded by the coding sequence ATGAGAACAGATCGCGACGGCGATGACAAGGGACCGGCCCGATCTCCTGCGGGACGGCCCCGCGACGGCAAGATCGACGCCGCCATCATCGAAGCCGCCCGAGAACTGTTGCTGGAGACGGGGTATCCGGCGTTGTCCCTGTCGGCCATTGCGGCCCGTGCGGGGACCACGACCGCTGCCATCTACCGACGATGGTCAGGCAAGGCGCAGCTGGTGCACGAGGCGATACTGCCGGCCGAGGTGATGGCCATGCCCAGTGCGTCAGGTGACCCAGGAGAAGACATCCGGGCGCTGGTGGAAGCGACGCGCATCATGTTCGACCGCCCGGAGGTTCGGGTCGCGCTACCGGCGCTGATCGCCGACACCGTCGCCGATCCGGACGTGCACGCCCGCATGACCGCGCGATTCGCCGGCAGCCTGGCCACCTTCCGGACCCGAATCGAGCCGGAGTCCGAGTTGCCCGGCGACGACCTCGAGCTCCCGTTGCTGGCCGAGGTCGTGGTGGGAGCTGCGATCTTCCGCATCATCGTGCGCCACGACGCACCGCTGGACGCAGCATGGGCCGACAACTTGACCAGGCTGATCAGTTCCGGCTGGAGTCCGCTGGCGCGGGCACAGAACTCGGCCGGATAG
- a CDS encoding PGRS repeat-containing protein, with protein sequence MNISGWLKGNGSHSARRAAAAGASLGALAAFGMAPTAQADFDDFLADLLDPTAWATVFDTGSWDGVAAGNSVDLAALFDGADLPGAAMGTDFADWFQSDIYLPLHAAMQDWIESPFGSQINGLINPLFAFGGACGLVCNGVDGTESNADGGNGGWIFGDGGDGWNSTQDGVAGGNGGDAGWLGNGGAGGYGGDGADGGLGGAANWIGNGGFGGNGGTGLDGLYAGHGGNGGAGGRGGMLFSTNGDGGNGGDGGNSVGFGGTGGAGGDGGTSGRAPGVLAIGGIGGNGGNGGTGGSTDGVASTAGNGGAGGGGNQSSYWTSSYAGNGGNGGDGGIATGAGSTAGDGGIGGRGGLFAVGLGNVDGGVGGNGGNGGAAFGDNSTAGNGGDGGLGGAGSAMTGGRDGGVGGNGGDGGAAIGDNSAAGNGGTGGGGGVGSALGSGRDGGAGGVGGNGGSATGLGSTAGNGGDGGSGGIGSVLSNGRDGGAGGKGGSGGDASGVDSVAGSGGNGGAGGMSSALGGGRSGGTGGQGGNGGGGTDGGTASHGGAGGIGGSSGLGTTGQGGKGGVGGNGGSSDGGAGGAGGQGGEGSSAAGVFRAGGGGGGGGGAGTAGQGGDGGNGGNGGIGTKTGASDFGGTGGIGGTGGSADGGIGGVGGNGGNGGSNSLGAPGGTGGNGGDGGQVGPNGNGSGGNGGNGGWSFQEPGGKGGNGGADGTPGTPGADGAVGPDPLA encoded by the coding sequence GTGAATATCTCAGGTTGGCTTAAGGGAAACGGCTCCCATTCCGCGCGCCGGGCGGCTGCCGCGGGAGCATCTTTGGGGGCGTTGGCCGCCTTCGGGATGGCGCCGACCGCCCAAGCTGACTTTGACGATTTTCTCGCCGATCTGTTGGACCCGACCGCGTGGGCCACGGTGTTCGACACCGGGTCGTGGGATGGGGTGGCCGCGGGCAACTCGGTCGATCTGGCTGCCCTGTTCGATGGCGCTGACCTGCCCGGTGCGGCCATGGGCACCGATTTCGCCGACTGGTTCCAAAGCGACATCTACCTGCCGCTGCACGCCGCGATGCAGGACTGGATCGAGAGCCCGTTCGGTTCGCAGATCAATGGCCTGATCAACCCGCTGTTCGCCTTCGGTGGTGCGTGCGGCCTGGTCTGCAACGGCGTCGACGGCACCGAATCCAACGCCGACGGCGGTAACGGCGGCTGGATCTTCGGTGACGGCGGCGATGGTTGGAACAGCACCCAAGACGGTGTCGCGGGCGGCAATGGTGGTGATGCGGGCTGGCTGGGCAATGGTGGTGCCGGGGGTTACGGCGGCGACGGTGCCGACGGCGGCCTCGGTGGGGCCGCGAACTGGATCGGCAACGGTGGTTTCGGCGGTAACGGCGGGACCGGCCTGGACGGCCTCTACGCCGGACACGGCGGCAACGGCGGCGCCGGCGGTCGTGGCGGAATGTTGTTCAGCACCAACGGTGATGGCGGCAACGGTGGTGATGGCGGCAATTCGGTCGGCTTCGGCGGGACCGGTGGTGCCGGGGGCGACGGAGGCACCAGCGGTCGCGCCCCGGGTGTGTTGGCTATCGGTGGTATCGGCGGCAATGGCGGAAACGGTGGTACCGGCGGGAGCACTGATGGAGTCGCCAGCACCGCAGGTAACGGCGGCGCCGGTGGTGGCGGCAACCAATCAAGCTATTGGACAAGTAGTTACGCCGGAAACGGTGGCAATGGCGGTGACGGTGGTATCGCTACCGGGGCCGGCAGCACCGCTGGTGATGGCGGCATCGGCGGCCGGGGTGGTCTCTTCGCTGTTGGCCTGGGAAATGTTGACGGCGGTGTCGGTGGCAATGGGGGTAATGGCGGCGCAGCGTTCGGTGACAACAGCACCGCCGGCAACGGTGGTGACGGTGGCCTGGGCGGTGCCGGTAGTGCCATGACGGGCGGTCGCGACGGTGGTGTCGGTGGCAACGGTGGCGATGGCGGCGCAGCGATCGGTGACAACAGCGCCGCCGGTAACGGGGGCACTGGCGGTGGCGGCGGCGTTGGCAGTGCCCTGGGTAGCGGGCGTGATGGCGGCGCTGGTGGCGTCGGTGGCAACGGTGGCTCGGCAACGGGTCTCGGGAGCACCGCCGGTAATGGTGGTGACGGTGGTAGCGGTGGCATCGGCAGCGTCCTGAGCAACGGCCGCGACGGTGGTGCGGGTGGAAAGGGCGGGTCTGGCGGTGACGCCAGCGGCGTCGACAGTGTCGCCGGGTCTGGGGGTAACGGTGGCGCCGGTGGCATGAGCAGTGCTTTGGGCGGTGGCCGCAGCGGCGGGACTGGCGGCCAGGGCGGTAACGGTGGCGGTGGCACTGACGGCGGGACCGCCAGCCACGGCGGCGCCGGCGGCATCGGCGGCAGCTCCGGGCTGGGTACCACAGGGCAGGGTGGCAAGGGTGGCGTCGGCGGTAACGGCGGGTCCAGTGACGGCGGTGCCGGAGGCGCGGGCGGCCAGGGCGGCGAGGGGAGCAGCGCCGCCGGAGTGTTCCGCGCCGGCGGTGGTGGAGGCGGTGGCGGTGGTGCCGGTACCGCAGGTCAGGGCGGTGACGGCGGCAACGGCGGTAACGGCGGTATCGGAACTAAGACCGGGGCCAGTGATTTCGGCGGAACCGGAGGTATCGGCGGGACAGGCGGGAGCGCCGACGGCGGTATCGGCGGTGTGGGCGGCAATGGCGGCAACGGCGGCTCCAACTCGCTGGGAGCCCCGGGCGGTACCGGAGGCAATGGTGGAGATGGCGGCCAGGTCGGCCCTAATGGCAACGGTTCCGGCGGCAATGGCGGCAACGGTGGATGGAGCTTCCAGGAACCGGGCGGCAAGGGTGGCAACGGCGGTGCCGACGGAACGCCCGGGACACCGGGGGCTGACGGCGCAGTTGGCCCGGATCCACTCGCCTGA
- a CDS encoding chymotrypsin family serine protease: protein MLQLSWRLTTALALLFSIALPAAPPAAAMAILGGGAVIVVDGTNYCTLTTIGHDRAGDIVGFTAAQCGGPGAPVAAAGSDDIIGTVVAVNPDLRYAVIKFDEPDLIPVSDYLGVVINGIGPDPQYDALVCKWGPTTPGICNRIISASWPRTTMREHFDPGDPGAPVTMDGLLVGMVYGFGVSPGTKYRAPGTMTYLTKFAAILDDVNAGNGPGSGFVPIGS from the coding sequence TTGCTGCAGCTTTCGTGGCGGCTCACGACAGCCCTCGCACTGCTTTTCAGCATCGCCCTGCCCGCCGCACCACCCGCGGCCGCCATGGCGATCCTGGGCGGCGGGGCCGTCATCGTGGTCGACGGCACCAACTACTGCACCCTGACCACCATCGGACACGACCGGGCCGGTGACATCGTCGGCTTCACCGCAGCCCAGTGCGGCGGACCGGGGGCCCCGGTGGCCGCGGCGGGTTCCGACGACATCATCGGGACCGTGGTCGCCGTCAATCCCGACCTGCGCTACGCGGTGATCAAGTTCGACGAGCCCGATCTCATCCCGGTATCGGACTACCTCGGCGTCGTGATCAACGGGATCGGCCCCGACCCGCAATACGATGCGCTGGTGTGCAAATGGGGACCGACCACCCCCGGAATTTGCAACCGCATCATCTCCGCAAGCTGGCCGCGAACGACCATGCGGGAGCACTTCGACCCCGGTGATCCGGGGGCCCCGGTCACCATGGACGGGCTGCTGGTCGGCATGGTCTACGGATTCGGAGTGAGCCCAGGCACGAAGTACCGGGCCCCGGGAACAATGACGTACCTGACCAAGTTCGCCGCGATCCTCGACGACGTCAACGCCGGCAACGGCCCGGGCAGCGGATTCGTCCCGATCGGAAGCTGA
- a CDS encoding molybdopterin-dependent oxidoreductase, giving the protein MGEWAGGIADEPARIPSIRIGRRWISTLWLVPLAIAALVVAVAIAQHLRQFDWMQHFIARYPGTPATDAAEPTGFPAWLRWSHLFNIVFMMFIIRAGLQILADHPRLYLNSGSTPGTAWLRLRGPVPPERLNPSEPAQAWTAKDDSVSLPRWLGLPGTRHTIGLARWWHFTFDGLWLLNGIAFYVLLFATGQWRRIVPQSWDVLPNAASTMVQYLSLDFPANDGFVAYNSLQLIAYFLTVFVFAPMAFVTGLLQAPAIAARFGLGSGPANRQVARSIHFGVLAWMVFFIAVHTAMVFTTGLVENLNHIVFGTDTDSYWALAAYLVAMAVIVVLWLLASPVTLRYPRVIQKVGRSSVGWIKGLMEWFNPDAEYSEKDISPYFWPNGTLPNSEHYRTLQSGNWVDYRLRVSGLVEKPTEFTYADLLDMDKHEQITQHYCIQGWSGIAKWGGVRMADILRVVTPLPSARWVVFTSMADGSEPGGGRYYDCHKIEHMRHPKALLAYEMNGEPLTETHGAPLRLRNEVELGFKQVKWIESIEFVESFAHIGKGQGGYNEDHEYFGYRMPI; this is encoded by the coding sequence ATGGGCGAGTGGGCCGGCGGGATCGCCGACGAGCCCGCCCGCATCCCCTCGATCCGGATCGGCCGTCGGTGGATCAGCACGCTATGGCTGGTGCCACTGGCCATAGCAGCGCTGGTGGTCGCGGTGGCCATCGCTCAGCACCTGCGCCAGTTCGACTGGATGCAACATTTCATCGCGCGCTACCCGGGCACGCCGGCCACCGATGCCGCAGAGCCAACCGGCTTTCCGGCCTGGCTGCGCTGGTCACACCTGTTCAACATCGTGTTCATGATGTTCATCATTCGGGCGGGGTTGCAGATCCTGGCCGACCATCCGCGGCTGTACCTCAACTCCGGCAGTACTCCGGGAACGGCGTGGCTGCGGCTGCGCGGCCCGGTGCCACCGGAGCGGCTCAACCCGTCCGAGCCCGCTCAAGCATGGACCGCCAAGGACGATTCGGTATCGCTACCGCGGTGGCTGGGCCTTCCCGGAACCCGACACACCATCGGACTGGCACGCTGGTGGCACTTCACCTTTGACGGGCTATGGCTGCTCAATGGCATCGCCTTCTACGTGCTGCTGTTCGCGACCGGCCAATGGCGCCGCATCGTCCCGCAGTCGTGGGATGTGCTCCCCAACGCCGCGTCCACCATGGTCCAATACCTGTCGCTGGATTTCCCGGCCAACGACGGCTTCGTCGCCTACAACAGCCTGCAACTGATTGCCTATTTCCTCACCGTCTTCGTGTTCGCACCAATGGCATTCGTCACTGGCCTGCTTCAGGCCCCGGCGATAGCGGCGCGCTTCGGGCTAGGCAGCGGGCCGGCCAACCGGCAGGTGGCACGTTCGATCCACTTCGGGGTGCTGGCGTGGATGGTGTTCTTCATCGCCGTGCACACCGCGATGGTGTTCACCACCGGACTGGTCGAAAACCTCAACCACATCGTCTTCGGCACCGACACCGACTCGTACTGGGCGCTGGCGGCCTACCTGGTGGCCATGGCGGTGATCGTGGTGCTGTGGCTGCTGGCCTCGCCGGTCACGTTGCGCTATCCGCGGGTGATTCAGAAGGTGGGCCGATCCTCTGTCGGTTGGATCAAGGGACTCATGGAGTGGTTCAACCCCGACGCCGAGTATTCCGAGAAGGACATCTCCCCCTACTTCTGGCCCAATGGGACGCTGCCGAACTCCGAGCACTACCGGACCCTTCAATCGGGGAACTGGGTGGACTACCGCCTGCGGGTCAGTGGTCTAGTCGAAAAGCCCACGGAGTTCACCTACGCGGATCTGCTGGACATGGACAAACACGAACAGATCACCCAGCACTACTGCATCCAGGGATGGTCAGGCATCGCCAAGTGGGGAGGCGTCCGGATGGCCGACATCCTGCGCGTCGTGACGCCGTTGCCGTCGGCGCGGTGGGTGGTGTTCACCTCGATGGCTGACGGTTCCGAGCCCGGCGGTGGCCGCTACTACGACTGTCACAAGATCGAACACATGCGACACCCGAAGGCGCTGCTGGCCTATGAGATGAACGGCGAGCCGCTCACCGAAACCCACGGCGCGCCTTTGCGGCTGCGCAACGAGGTCGAATTGGGCTTCAAACAGGTCAAGTGGATCGAGTCGATCGAATTCGTGGAGAGCTTCGCCCATATCGGCAAGGGCCAGGGCGGCTACAACGAGGACCACGAGTACTTCGGCTACCGCATGCCGATCTGA
- a CDS encoding molybdopterin-dependent oxidoreductase: MTTVDLPLSGPRGSQANGTSTTHAGQCTLCEAHCGIRVTVTDGKVSRIEGNPDDVFSHGYICPKSTAMGGLHEDPDRLRTPMRRVGDAFEPVGWEEAFTDIGRRLRRIRKEHGKQAVGMYLGNPAAHSSAAIYGLLLRAALMTPNFFSASSIDQMPHEFAAWKVFGSNVLIPITDIDRTQRLVILGANPAVSNGSLSVMPGAKRRIKAVRERGGTVVVIDPRRTETAKLADTHIAVRPGGDLYLLLGMLHVLINENLCDTAALARQAVGLPQLRRLVANASPEAVAERAGVDAETIYTLARDHAAAESAALYCRIGICHQETGTLVSWLVMVINAVTGNLDRAGGTMFSTPAADVPRVAKYIPAGYGAWTDRSGHYKSFRGELPAVVMADEILTAGEGQIKAMITCAGNPVSSIPQKGRLDQAMASLDLYVAIDMYITETSRHADYILPPASPLEREDVGLLLPVFSVHNNIRYQHRTFEPPAGVKDDWEILSRLMLELLPAPLRAVVAPVRARAISAVSPLRLAAISMATGPYGWIRKGRKGITLRKLRASAGGLDLGPLRPRLREVIGTRDRKAHLAPEEFIAAAAALLKGPASPPTGYDLQLIGRRQLRSNNSWLHNVPSMTSGSNQCTLHMHSEDAKLRGLTEGDTVEVTSDIGKIAVPLHISDDMRPGTVSVPHGWGHRNTGWRHADALPGANVNDLHDPQRVDTFTGTAAVNNTWVSVAATSAVAG, encoded by the coding sequence ATGACAACGGTCGACCTGCCCCTGTCGGGTCCCCGCGGCAGCCAGGCCAACGGCACCAGCACCACCCACGCCGGCCAGTGCACGCTGTGCGAGGCGCATTGCGGCATCCGGGTCACGGTCACTGACGGCAAGGTCAGTCGCATCGAAGGCAATCCCGACGACGTCTTCTCGCACGGTTACATCTGCCCCAAGTCGACCGCGATGGGTGGGCTGCACGAGGACCCCGACCGCCTGCGGACACCGATGCGGCGCGTCGGCGATGCCTTTGAACCCGTGGGCTGGGAAGAAGCCTTCACCGATATCGGCCGCCGGCTGCGCCGGATTCGCAAGGAGCACGGCAAGCAGGCCGTGGGCATGTACCTCGGTAACCCTGCCGCGCACAGTTCCGCGGCGATCTACGGCCTGCTGCTGCGCGCGGCGCTGATGACGCCGAACTTCTTCTCCGCGTCGAGCATCGATCAGATGCCGCACGAGTTCGCGGCCTGGAAGGTGTTCGGCTCCAACGTGCTGATCCCGATCACCGATATCGACCGGACCCAGCGCCTGGTGATCCTGGGCGCCAATCCGGCCGTGTCCAACGGATCGCTGTCGGTGATGCCCGGGGCCAAGCGGCGCATCAAAGCGGTCCGTGAGCGCGGCGGCACGGTCGTCGTGATCGACCCGCGGCGCACTGAGACGGCAAAGCTGGCCGACACCCACATCGCGGTGCGTCCCGGGGGCGACCTGTATCTACTGCTGGGCATGCTGCATGTCCTGATCAACGAGAACCTCTGCGACACCGCGGCCCTTGCCCGCCAAGCGGTGGGATTGCCGCAGTTGCGCCGGCTGGTGGCCAACGCCAGCCCCGAGGCCGTGGCCGAGCGCGCCGGTGTCGACGCCGAGACCATCTACACGCTGGCCCGTGACCATGCCGCCGCGGAGTCGGCCGCCCTCTACTGCCGCATCGGTATCTGCCACCAGGAGACCGGGACGCTGGTGAGCTGGCTGGTCATGGTGATCAACGCCGTCACCGGCAACCTCGACCGCGCCGGCGGCACCATGTTCTCCACGCCGGCGGCCGATGTGCCCCGGGTGGCGAAGTACATTCCGGCGGGATACGGAGCGTGGACCGACCGCTCAGGGCACTACAAGTCCTTCCGGGGCGAGCTTCCCGCGGTGGTCATGGCCGATGAGATTCTGACCGCCGGCGAGGGCCAGATCAAAGCGATGATCACCTGCGCCGGCAACCCGGTGTCCTCGATCCCACAGAAGGGCCGCCTGGACCAGGCGATGGCGTCGCTGGACCTGTATGTGGCCATAGACATGTACATCACCGAAACCAGCAGGCACGCCGACTACATCTTGCCGCCGGCCTCCCCGCTGGAGCGCGAGGACGTCGGACTGCTGCTGCCGGTTTTCAGCGTGCACAACAACATTCGGTACCAACACCGCACCTTCGAGCCACCGGCCGGGGTCAAAGACGACTGGGAGATCCTGAGCCGACTCATGCTGGAGCTGCTGCCGGCGCCGCTGCGCGCGGTTGTCGCACCGGTGCGCGCTCGGGCGATCTCCGCCGTCAGTCCGCTGCGCCTAGCGGCCATCTCCATGGCGACGGGACCCTACGGCTGGATCCGCAAGGGCCGCAAGGGCATCACCCTGCGCAAGCTGCGCGCCAGTGCAGGCGGACTGGACCTCGGGCCGCTGCGCCCCCGGCTGCGTGAAGTGATCGGCACCCGCGACCGCAAGGCCCACCTGGCGCCCGAGGAGTTCATCGCCGCGGCAGCCGCACTGCTCAAGGGGCCCGCCAGCCCGCCGACTGGCTATGACCTTCAGCTCATCGGGCGACGGCAGCTGCGCAGCAACAACTCCTGGCTGCACAATGTGCCGTCGATGACCAGCGGCTCCAACCAGTGCACGCTGCACATGCATTCGGAGGACGCGAAGCTGCGCGGACTGACCGAGGGCGACACGGTCGAGGTCACTTCCGACATCGGCAAGATCGCCGTTCCGCTGCACATCAGCGACGACATGCGACCCGGAACCGTCTCGGTCCCCCATGGCTGGGGGCACCGCAACACCGGCTGGCGGCACGCGGACGCGCTGCCCGGTGCCAACGTCAACGACCTGCACGATCCGCAGCGGGTGGACACCTTCACCGGGACCGCCGCGGTGAACAACACCTGGGTTTCGGTGGCGGCTACTTCGGCCGTGGCCGGTTAA